CGCTTTACGAAATCCGGCACAAGGTTTTTCATATCTGATCAAACAAAAATAATATTGGTTTTATCTCCGAAGAATCGAGCGGTTTTTCTGAATCAGAGCTATTCATTTATTGAAGCGAAATTTTTAACTATTTCCCTTATATTTTCAAGATATATCCTGTATTCGTATTTCGGCACGGAAGAATATAAGTCTACGAAGATTTTGTAGGCTTTTTCAGCGAAGTCTTTTTTTTCAGTAAGTTTGTACAGGTCGAAAAAAGCCGACGCTTTAATGAATTTATCTTCAGCGGTTTCGGCTATTGATTCGAGAAGGGATAGATTTTCATTTACTGACAAACCTTTTTTTATTTCAATTTTAAGCCGGAGCAATTCGCAAGAAACCTCAAATGCGGGGTTGTTAAGATTTTTGGAGATTTCCATTGCCTCCGACAACGCTTTCACAGATTCATCGTATTTACCGCATTCGTAAAGGACGTCGGTTTTCTGGGCGAGGCTGTAACAAAGGTAATAGTTCAGCCTTGAAGTCCTGGAAAGGTCAATCGATTTTTCGTAGTAACCGAGAGCTTCGTCGTAAATTCCAAGATATTTCTTTATGTCGGCAATGTTTATATAATTAATGGCGAGGTTTCTGTTGTTTCCGATTTCTCTGTTGATTTCACAGCAATCTTCAAATATCTTTTGAGCAGATTCGAGCTGTCCGAGGTCCTTCTTTATGACGCCCAGATTGCACTTCACAAGAACCGTTCCCGCTCTGTCGCCTATCCTGCTTTTAAGTTCTAGGCTTCTCTCGTAATATTTTTCGGCTTCGGAAAACCTGTTTGTCGAATGGTATATTCCCCCAAGATTGAGAAGAACGAGAGATTTGACCTTAAGGTCGTCTGTCTGAGAACAGATTTCGAGAGCCTGCAAAGCTTTTTCGAGAGCTTCTTCTAGTTCTTTCTTTTCTGAATGAATGATTGAAATATTGTTTAAAACTTTTGAAAGCTCTTTTTTGTCGGAGGTCTCGTTTAAAATTCTCTCGCATTTTTCGAAAAAAACAAGAGCTTCGTCGTATTCTCCTTTCCTGTAATGAAGAAGACCCAAATCGTTGTTGGCGAGGAATATTAGTTTGGCGTCTTTGACGATTTCAGCGAGGCGAAGCGCTCTTTTCGCGTAGCTGAAGGATTTTTTTGAGTCTCCTGTCCTCCTGAAAAGAGAAGAAAGCGATTCAAGATTTTCTGAGTATTCACGGATCATCCTGTTTTTGTAAGCTTTCTTGAGGGCTTCTCTGAAAGTGTGGGACGATTCGTCCCATTTTCCGAGATTTTTCTGAGCGGAACCTTTCATGAAAAGAATTTCAATGCTGGTTTTCGGATCTTTTTCGCAGGGAATGTTTCCGGCGTTTTCGAGGAAACGAAGAGCCCTGTTCTCGTGATAGTTTTCTTGAAGAAATTTTGCCGTTTTAAGAAAATACTCGAGGGCTTTTTCCCTGAAACCCGATCTGGCGAAGTGGTCGGATATCTCCTCAAAGTACGACGAATCGTCGACGTGGTTTTTTTCAAGAAAATTTGCCGCCGAAAAGTGGACTTTATGAAGAAAACTTTTCAATTGAGCGCCGTATATGGCGTCTTTAATAAGCGGATTTGTGAAGAAAAAAGATCCGTCGTCGGATTCAAGAAAATTGTGTTTTTCGCAAAGCGAGATGGTTTTTATTGCGTCTATCTCGGGAAAATGCTCTTTTAAAATCGCGAGCAACATTTCTTTTGGAAAGTTTTGCCCGAGAACTGACGCCACCCTGAGCGAGTCCCTGACGTCGGAATCGAGATTGTCGAATCTTGCCAGTATTATGTGTTCGATTTCCGAAGGCACTGCCTGGTCGAGTTTGTCGTCGGCTTCTGTCTGAAGGGGCAGTTCTGTCGACTTGTAGGACAGAAAAAGAGCCATGTTCTCAATGAAAAGTGGATTGCCCCCCGATTTTGCTATCATAGTATAGAGATAAGATTTTCTGAACCTGCTCATCCTGTTTTCTATTCTGAACGCTTTGCAGAAAGAGGAGAAATAGTCTCTGCTTTGCTGGGGATCGAGTGGCGCTATCCTGATGTTGTGAACTTCTCCGTAATCTCCGAAGAGAATTGAAGTAAAAGGTTCAATGGTCCGGGTTTCAAGTACGAGCATGAAAGGTAATTTCCTGGATTTGCTGAAAAGAGTCTCAAAAACGAAGAGTGAGTCCTCGTCAATCTGCGATGCTGAGGTAACTTCGGCGATGACGGGTTTTACAAAGGATTCGGCGGACAGCAGTTCTAGAAGAGATGAAACTATATTATCGTATTTTTCTTTCGGTTCGTAAAAACTG
This candidate division WOR-3 bacterium DNA region includes the following protein-coding sequences:
- a CDS encoding tetratricopeptide repeat protein codes for the protein MANLVPFFIKEKFACGEKRGEMQAYILLTDLSGFSGLTESLLKSGDSNCETLKDLVSSIFRPSVDIIHAHGGFVFTFSGDGFAAAFDKKKFGLKTVLRAVSLLNRDVSTNGLFKLPFKAGISCGRLSWEIAETCSQKVFFFEGDSIDRAAYFKSKAESGEIVLDIDFLKLDEVPEYVFVKTGSKLVLDTGKALEKEPPCPAAVLDKQLPDAGWTDGNVFRAARDGELRNVVSCYILLKKPELFRTHIGRIIQLIEQYGGYFNKAESGDKGLSLLVLFGAPAETEKPLEKAADFALSLAKINLLDFRAGISYGKAFCGIIGSEMRSEYTALGKCVNSSSKLAEKAFWGEILTDETIYNRIKTDFNLLKISELSNGHETAVPERYTLISKKKPEDLIRFEKIEMTGRKEELKKFLELAKKHREGDFWGTVCITGDPGIGKTKLIDEFKNNIVKEKYNIFRLPCEDGLRKPFQPFVRFLRDYFSISENDSEAFALVRFEDKIFSLKNKLAELCGKNSEFIKSIEYKYKWLGYLAGLKKFTEELSFYEPKEKYDNIVSSLLELLSAESFVKPVIAEVTSASQIDEDSLFVFETLFSKSRKLPFMLVLETRTIEPFTSILFGDYGEVHNIRIAPLDPQQSRDYFSSFCKAFRIENRMSRFRKSYLYTMIAKSGGNPLFIENMALFLSYKSTELPLQTEADDKLDQAVPSEIEHIILARFDNLDSDVRDSLRVASVLGQNFPKEMLLAILKEHFPEIDAIKTISLCEKHNFLESDDGSFFFTNPLIKDAIYGAQLKSFLHKVHFSAANFLEKNHVDDSSYFEEISDHFARSGFREKALEYFLKTAKFLQENYHENRALRFLENAGNIPCEKDPKTSIEILFMKGSAQKNLGKWDESSHTFREALKKAYKNRMIREYSENLESLSSLFRRTGDSKKSFSYAKRALRLAEIVKDAKLIFLANNDLGLLHYRKGEYDEALVFFEKCERILNETSDKKELSKVLNNISIIHSEKKELEEALEKALQALEICSQTDDLKVKSLVLLNLGGIYHSTNRFSEAEKYYERSLELKSRIGDRAGTVLVKCNLGVIKKDLGQLESAQKIFEDCCEINREIGNNRNLAINYINIADIKKYLGIYDEALGYYEKSIDLSRTSRLNYYLCYSLAQKTDVLYECGKYDESVKALSEAMEISKNLNNPAFEVSCELLRLKIEIKKGLSVNENLSLLESIAETAEDKFIKASAFFDLYKLTEKKDFAEKAYKIFVDLYSSVPKYEYRIYLENIREIVKNFASINE